In Acidobacteriota bacterium, a single window of DNA contains:
- a CDS encoding tannase/feruloyl esterase family alpha/beta hydrolase, producing the protein MEVLAVLLVAAADAPHLGVVGPRQAQGVIAADQSGCLGAAVEARHHAVLADSPPAVNRVGTVVVVRVGEPPGSLPVDEQPPDAGAVGQVAAHAGHGEVVGAGDTLHPFRLHVDYADGEIVGDLARQAGARLDRDLRSRVADPDPPAEEQLRLAELASARRLVVHGEDAGILQEERPLLGEEQVEAIEIDLLVVHLDLREVGVERSVQGQARVDAVLQIGAVRVVALHRRRPGVRAVADAGLADGIGRHLQVVGETGRGGQPGELARHRHAVQVVLPRQRGPVGDFAAAPDVALEVDPPRLEFPCRVSDGRERDGELGAPADVGDSRLHLPRAVPVEVEAAGAAPREAAAARSSRGPARAPLVDDLPVVLLTGRCRTEDEAVLLVLKRVENHLEAVGVGHRRVAPAVAHDDARRVAVVADDAEIDGVGREEDAHLGPLRRRQTLVRESLAESPHRLRGGPDGIAEHVAVHPGLLLHAHRADHLDRRLGGELEPRDRARHGHIASRRVAAPRAVPRRRALRTGGHRDQAGRRSQSSGASQPALGNRHTGSRATSRVHAGVPVGQDAHGLDPASSTRTRTACRRPCTDTLAVYRKRRQAVTASRPVRRFVEVRPMSPFDHAAAPARPTLPACMLAAGAILLLASRPAAAAPCATLSSLDLPDTAIQSADVVPAGAFTPPGTNAALTIPAFCRVVGVTRPAVTFEVWLPVDDWNGKFHVSGNGGMAGVVSYGAMAGALRRGYAAASTDTGHVRPGTGGFDASWALGRPDLVEDFGHRALHVTADNGKAITAAFYERPPRYSYFVGCSKGGQQGLMEAQRYPGDFDGIVAGNPANDWTRFYAGAHLWYALATLRDAGSYIPPAKLPALAGAVNAACDTLDGVEDGVLDDPRQCRFDPAALTCPDGEDHDGCLTPPQVQAVRSIRAGSRDSAGEVIFPGLVPGGENGPGGGWGSWVTGREPFTSLHWLAAEGFFKYMVFEDPDWNFRTFDYDADLAFALEKAGTALDSADPDLDRFHERGSKLIVYHGWSDPDISPLGSINYYEDVLAAAGGAAGSGEAARDQVLSDTQAFFRLFLVPGMGHCSGGPGYNRVDPLPALERWVEDGVAPDTILGTRVEDGEVVRSRPICAYPAASTWDGSGDPDDAASFRCVADR; encoded by the coding sequence ATGGAAGTCCTCGCCGTTCTCCTTGTAGCCGCTGCTGATGCGCCACATCTCGGAGTTGTAGGTCCCCGACAGGCTCAGGGCGTGATCGCGGCCGACCAGTCCGGGTGTCTGGGTGCCGCCGTAGAAGCCCGACACCATGCCGTTCTGGCCGATTCCCCACCGGCCGTCAATCGCGTAGGTACGGTTGTAGTCGTCCGCGTGGGAGAGCCGCCCGGTTCCCTGCCGGTTGACGAACAGCCCCCCGATGCTGGAGCGGTTGGGCAGGTCGCGGCGCACGCGGGTCACGGCGAAGTTGTTGGCGCCGGCGACACCCTCCACCCCTTCCGTCTGCATGTTGATTACGCCGACGGTGAGATTGTCGGAGACCTTGCCCGACAGGCGGGCGCCCGCCTGGATCGGGATCTGCGTTCCCGCGTCGCTGATCCCGATCCGCCGGCTGAAGAACAGCTCCGTCTGGCCGAGCTGGCGTCCGCTCGCCGACTGGTTGTTCACGGTGAAGATGCCGGCATTCTCCAGGAAGAACGGCCGCTTCTCGGGGAAGAACAGGTTGAAGCGATCGAGATTGATCTGCTGGTCGTCCACCTCGACCTGCGCGAAGTCGGTGTTGAACGTTCCGTCCAGGGTCAGGCCCGAGTTGATGCTGTACTTCAGATCGGCGCCGTACGCGTAGTCGCCCTGCATCGTCGACGCCCCGGCGTCCGCGCGGTGGCGGACGCCGGTCTCGCCGATGGCATAGGGCGTCACCTGCAGGTTGTTGGTGAGACCGGCCGGGGTGGCCAGCCCGGCGAGCTGGCCCGCCATCGACACGCGGTACAGGTTGTACTGCCGAGGCAGCGGGGCCCAGTAGGCGATTTCGCTGCGGCGCCGGATGTTGCGCTGGAAGTTGACCCCCCACGACTGGAATTCCCGTGCCGGGTATCGGACGGTCGTGAACGGGATGGCGAACTCGGCGCTCCAGCCGATGTCGGAGATAGCCGTCTGCACCTGCCACGCGCCGTCCCAGTTGAGGTTGAAGCCGCCGGCGCTGCCCCGCGAGAAGCCGCCGCTGCCCGATCGTCGCGAGGACCCGCGCGAGCCCCCCTCGTTGATGACCTGCCCGTCGTACTCCTGACCGGCCGGTGTCGTACCGAAGATGAAGCCGTTCTGCTGGTCCTGAAACGTGTCGAGAACCATCTGGAAGCTGTCGGCGTCGGTCATCGACGAGTCGCGCCGGCTGTCGCTCATGATGATGCCCGACGGGTCGCTGTCGTAGCAGACGACGCCGAAATAGATGGCGTCGGCCGTGAAGAGGACGCGCACCTCGGTCCGCTCCGTCGCCGGCAGACCCTCGTCCGGGAAAGTCTGGCGGAATCCCCCCACCGGCTGCGCGGCGGCCCAGACGGGATCGCCGAGCACGTTGCCGTCCATCCGGGGCTCCTGCTCCACGCGCACCGCGCGGACCACCTTGATCGACGACTGGGCGGCGAGCTCGAACCCCGCGACCGCGCGCGGCACGGGCACATCGCTTCCCGCCGGGTCGCTGCCCCCCGAGCCGTTCCCCGACGGCGCGCTCTGCGCACCGGCGGACACCGCGACCAGGCAGGCCGCCGCAGCCAGAGCAGCGGCGCGTCGCAACCCGCCCTCGGTAATCGCCATACCGGTTCGCGCGCAACAAGTCGTGTTCATGCTGGAGTACCTGTCGGTCAGGACGCCCACGGACTCGACCCCGCTTCGTCTACCCGAACTCGAACGGCATGCCGGCGGCCATGCACCGACACTCTTGCAGTCTACCGCAAACGCCGTCAAGCTGTAACGGCTTCGCGCCCGGTCCGACGTTTCGTGGAGGTCCGCCCCATGTCGCCATTCGACCACGCAGCTGCTCCTGCGCGCCCCACCCTGCCTGCATGCATGTTGGCGGCCGGCGCCATCCTGCTTCTGGCGTCCCGCCCGGCCGCAGCAGCACCCTGCGCAACCCTCTCGAGCCTGGATCTGCCGGACACCGCCATACAGAGTGCGGACGTGGTTCCGGCCGGCGCGTTCACGCCGCCGGGTACGAACGCGGCGCTGACGATTCCGGCGTTCTGCCGGGTCGTGGGGGTGACGCGGCCGGCCGTCACCTTCGAGGTCTGGCTGCCCGTGGACGACTGGAACGGGAAGTTCCACGTCTCGGGCAACGGCGGCATGGCAGGCGTCGTCAGCTATGGCGCCATGGCCGGCGCGCTCCGACGCGGCTACGCCGCCGCGAGCACCGACACGGGGCACGTGCGGCCCGGCACGGGCGGCTTCGACGCCTCCTGGGCGCTGGGCCGGCCGGACCTGGTCGAGGACTTCGGGCACCGGGCCCTCCACGTCACGGCCGACAACGGCAAGGCGATCACCGCGGCGTTCTACGAGCGGCCTCCGCGCTATTCGTACTTCGTGGGCTGCTCGAAGGGCGGGCAGCAGGGACTCATGGAAGCGCAGCGCTACCCCGGCGACTTCGACGGCATCGTCGCCGGCAACCCGGCCAACGACTGGACGCGCTTCTATGCCGGCGCGCACCTCTGGTACGCCCTCGCCACCCTGCGCGATGCCGGCAGCTACATTCCCCCTGCCAAGCTCCCCGCGCTGGCCGGCGCGGTCAACGCGGCGTGCGACACCCTGGACGGCGTCGAGGACGGTGTGCTCGACGACCCCCGGCAGTGCCGGTTCGACCCGGCGGCGCTCACGTGCCCCGACGGGGAAGACCACGACGGCTGTCTCACGCCGCCGCAGGTGCAGGCGGTCCGCTCCATCCGGGCCGGCTCGCGCGACTCCGCCGGAGAGGTGATCTTCCCCGGCCTGGTGCCGGGCGGCGAGAACGGACCCGGCGGCGGCTGGGGCTCGTGGGTGACCGGCCGGGAACCGTTCACGAGCCTGCACTGGCTCGCGGCCGAGGGATTCTTCAAGTACATGGTCTTCGAGGATCCCGACTGGAACTTCCGGACGTTCGACTACGACGCCGACCTCGCGTTCGCCCTCGAGAAGGCGGGAACGGCGCTCGACAGCGCGGACCCGGACCTCGACCGGTTCCACGAGCGCGGCTCGAAGCTGATCGTCTACCACGGCTGGAGCGATCCGGACATCTCGCCGCTCGGATCGATCAACTACTACGAGGACGTGCTGGCGGCGGCCGGCGGCGCCGCAGGGTCCGGGGAAGCTGCCCGCGACCAGGTGCTCTCGGATACGCAGGCCTTCTTCCGCCTGTTCCTGGTCCCCGGCATGGGACACTGCTCCGGTGGTCCGGGCTACAACCGCGTGGATCCGCTGCCCGCGCTCGAGCGTTGGGTGGAGGACGGCGTCGCGCCGGACACGATCCTGGGCACGCGCGTGGAGG